The Petrocella atlantisensis genome has a window encoding:
- a CDS encoding NAD(P)H-dependent flavin oxidoreductase encodes MHTKALQIGDLTIKVPIIQGGMGVGVSKSRLAAAVANAGGVGVISGAQIGYLEDDFQANPIEANKRALRNEIIKAKTNAPTGVIGVNLMVAMQNYAEFVKVAVEAKVDMIISGAGLPLDLPDLVKDSKVKIVPIISSLRGAQLIIKRWKKKYDKTPDAIVVEGAKAGGHLGFKYEELIDGSNQSLVEIVSELTAHLKEVGLKIPVIAAGGIFDVHDIKEVLDAGAEGVQIGTRFVITEECDASESYKKAYLDATEEDIKIMMSPVGLPGRALNNPFLKHVEATQKVKIDRCFKCIYKCNPAQTPFCITKALIDAVEGRVDEGLVFVGANAFRVNQMTTVQAIFDELSPAFAL; translated from the coding sequence ATGCATACGAAAGCACTACAAATCGGAGACTTAACCATAAAAGTACCTATCATACAAGGGGGCATGGGCGTAGGTGTATCCAAATCCCGCCTTGCAGCGGCTGTCGCTAATGCCGGCGGCGTTGGCGTTATCTCAGGAGCTCAGATTGGCTATCTGGAAGATGACTTTCAAGCAAACCCCATAGAAGCCAACAAACGGGCACTAAGAAATGAAATCATAAAAGCAAAAACCAATGCACCAACTGGGGTCATTGGCGTCAACCTTATGGTCGCTATGCAAAATTATGCAGAATTTGTAAAGGTTGCAGTTGAAGCCAAGGTGGACATGATTATATCCGGTGCAGGACTGCCTCTTGATCTTCCTGACCTTGTCAAAGATTCAAAAGTCAAGATTGTACCCATTATCTCTTCTTTAAGAGGTGCACAGTTGATTATTAAACGATGGAAGAAAAAATATGACAAAACACCGGATGCCATTGTGGTAGAAGGCGCTAAAGCAGGCGGTCATCTTGGTTTTAAATACGAAGAATTGATAGACGGTAGCAACCAAAGCCTGGTGGAAATCGTCTCTGAACTAACAGCCCATCTTAAAGAAGTTGGACTTAAGATTCCAGTCATAGCCGCAGGTGGTATTTTTGATGTTCATGATATCAAAGAAGTCTTAGATGCCGGCGCAGAAGGTGTACAAATCGGTACAAGGTTCGTTATCACCGAGGAATGTGATGCCTCCGAATCCTATAAAAAGGCTTATTTAGATGCCACCGAAGAAGACATCAAAATCATGATGAGTCCTGTCGGCTTACCTGGGCGTGCACTTAACAATCCTTTTCTCAAACATGTAGAAGCCACACAGAAAGTTAAGATTGACCGATGCTTTAAATGTATTTATAAGTGTAATCCAGCCCAGACGCCTTTTTGTATCACAAAGGCGCTTATTGATGCTGTTGAAGGTCGGGTCGATGAAGGCTTGGTTTTTGTTGGTGCCAATGCCTTTAGAGTTAACCAGATGACCACCGTTCAAGCTATTTTCGATGAGTTATCCCCAGCATTTGCCTTATAA
- a CDS encoding HD-GYP domain-containing protein, with translation MRLVPIGSLKNDSIVAKTIYNERGSILLKSNVSLTTSLIEKLRDNGIISVYIQDDYSLGEIQDVISPELRNKAVREVRQVFDMVQRDLHDQIIELQKGKKSIKKRLTMMADQKYFDQISGVIDDMMEDIGKNKDAMVGLVDIKNMNGFLYQHAVQVTVLSLVVGIDMKMGRVNLKELAIGAMLHDIGLAMIDHNLWVYKDDFTEEEKNIYKSHVELGYEFIKENTMLSGASIIPILEHHETYNGEGYPMGRRGNKIHKNARIVSVANVYDKMTSGINGIFIQPSEAIEYIMGNSGETGLFDIDIARRFVRRVVPYAIGSYVMMSNNEMAVVVGYNVNNPLRPILKVIEENKKLEDLKKIDLMAHENYKLTIIKTL, from the coding sequence ATGAGATTGGTACCCATAGGTTCACTAAAAAATGATAGTATTGTAGCAAAAACCATATATAATGAAAGAGGTAGCATACTGCTAAAATCAAATGTTAGCTTGACAACATCTTTGATTGAGAAGCTAAGAGACAATGGGATTATCAGTGTGTATATTCAAGATGACTACAGCTTAGGTGAAATACAGGATGTGATTTCTCCAGAGCTTAGAAACAAAGCGGTTAGAGAAGTGAGACAAGTTTTTGATATGGTTCAAAGGGATTTGCATGATCAAATCATAGAGCTACAAAAAGGAAAAAAATCCATCAAGAAAAGATTGACTATGATGGCGGATCAAAAGTATTTTGATCAGATCAGTGGTGTTATCGATGATATGATGGAGGATATCGGGAAAAACAAAGATGCTATGGTAGGTCTTGTGGATATCAAAAACATGAATGGTTTCTTATACCAACATGCCGTTCAAGTAACCGTATTATCTTTGGTAGTGGGCATTGATATGAAGATGGGAAGAGTAAATCTAAAAGAATTGGCCATTGGAGCCATGCTTCATGACATTGGTTTGGCCATGATTGATCATAATCTATGGGTTTATAAAGATGATTTTACTGAGGAAGAGAAGAACATCTACAAAAGTCATGTAGAACTTGGTTATGAGTTCATAAAAGAAAACACCATGTTATCCGGTGCCAGCATTATACCAATTCTAGAACATCACGAAACCTATAATGGTGAAGGTTATCCAATGGGAAGAAGAGGTAATAAAATCCATAAAAATGCTAGAATCGTATCGGTAGCCAATGTTTACGATAAAATGACATCAGGCATTAACGGAATATTCATTCAACCCAGCGAAGCCATTGAATACATTATGGGTAACTCAGGGGAAACAGGTCTTTTTGATATCGATATTGCCAGACGTTTTGTGAGACGGGTGGTGCCTTATGCCATCGGTAGTTATGTGATGATGTCCAATAATGAGATGGCTGTGGTAGTGGGCTATAACGTGAATAACCCACTTAGACCCATCTTAAAAGTGATTGAAGAAAATAAAAAGTTAGAAGACCTTAAAAAAATCGATTTAATGGCCCATGAAAATTATAAATTAACGATTATCAAGACTTTATAA
- the pyrB gene encoding aspartate carbamoyltransferase — MLTGRHLIESNDFSLEEQEEIFTLADQIMANEGQYLDACRGKLLSTLFYEPSTRTRFSFEAAMLRLGGQVVGFSEPNSSSVSKGESIADTIRTVGCYADIAVIRHPKEGAPKLASKNANIPVINAGDGGHQHPTQTLTDLLTIRSLKKSINHQVIGLCGDLKFGRTAHSLVKALNKYENIRFIFISPIELTIPEYILEDLDPGSYTLTDNLDEVIDQLDILYMTRIQKERFFNEEEYLRLKGYYILTKDKLTTAKEDMIVMHPLPRVDEICSDVDDDPRAVYFKQAKFGMYVRMALILKLLGGA; from the coding sequence ATGTTAACAGGAAGACATCTAATTGAATCCAATGATTTTTCTTTGGAAGAACAGGAAGAGATTTTCACCCTCGCCGATCAGATTATGGCCAATGAAGGACAGTATCTGGATGCATGTCGGGGAAAACTTCTTTCAACCCTATTTTATGAACCATCTACCAGAACCCGCTTTAGTTTTGAAGCAGCTATGCTCAGGCTTGGCGGTCAAGTTGTCGGCTTTTCAGAGCCCAACTCCTCCTCCGTATCCAAAGGTGAAAGCATCGCCGACACCATACGTACTGTCGGTTGTTACGCTGATATTGCCGTCATACGCCATCCCAAAGAAGGTGCACCAAAGCTGGCTTCCAAAAACGCCAACATACCGGTGATTAATGCCGGCGACGGTGGCCATCAACATCCCACACAAACCTTAACGGATCTGCTCACCATAAGATCCCTTAAAAAATCCATTAACCATCAAGTCATCGGTCTTTGTGGCGATCTTAAGTTTGGCCGAACCGCCCATTCATTGGTAAAGGCCCTCAACAAATATGAGAATATCCGATTCATCTTCATATCACCCATTGAACTAACCATACCTGAGTATATCCTTGAAGACTTGGATCCCGGTTCTTACACCTTGACCGATAATCTGGATGAAGTCATCGACCAACTGGATATCCTTTATATGACCCGTATCCAGAAGGAGCGTTTCTTTAACGAAGAAGAATACTTGCGACTTAAAGGTTATTACATCTTAACAAAAGACAAGTTGACCACCGCCAAAGAGGATATGATTGTCATGCATCCTCTGCCACGGGTGGACGAAATATGCTCCGATGTGGATGATGACCCAAGAGCTGTCTACTTCAAACAAGCCAAATTCGGTATGTATGTCCGTATGGCTTTGATTCTAAAACTACTGGGAGGTGCTTAA
- a CDS encoding aspartate carbamoyltransferase regulatory subunit yields the protein MLEITGIHRGIVIDHIKAGLGYKIFKELKLQDVAYPTALIRNVHSNKLGKKDLIKIDNVIDLNLNVLGLIDPNLTITIIENGQVIEKKQIKLPETVVGILSCKNPRCITTTEHNIDTTFHLVNPQTKEYRCEFCNTRAKL from the coding sequence ATGTTAGAAATCACCGGAATACACCGCGGTATTGTCATCGATCACATTAAGGCCGGCCTTGGCTATAAGATATTTAAAGAATTAAAATTACAAGACGTTGCCTACCCAACCGCCTTGATTCGTAATGTCCACTCCAACAAACTGGGTAAAAAGGATCTTATAAAAATTGACAATGTTATCGATCTTAATCTTAATGTTTTGGGTCTCATTGATCCTAATCTTACCATTACCATTATTGAAAATGGTCAGGTCATTGAAAAGAAACAAATCAAGTTGCCTGAGACAGTCGTCGGTATCTTATCCTGTAAGAACCCTAGGTGCATCACAACCACCGAGCATAACATCGACACCACCTTCCATTTGGTAAATCCTCAAACCAAAGAGTACCGATGTGAGTTTTGCAATACCCGTGCCAAGCTATAG